TTATTGCAGAAGGTGTAACTATAGTACAGCAAGCTGGAGATTCCATTAGAAAACTATATGATTCTGCTGCTAACACAAGGACAGCAGTACAGGACAATATGAAAATTGCAGACAAATTAATGACAAATGGAGAAGAAGTAAGTGGTATTATGGCGGATATAAATAAAATTGCAGAAGAGTTTACAGATACAGTCACACAAAATGTAAGCAGTATGGAGCAACAAGTTGCAGGTGTACAGCAAATTACGTCTGATGCTGCTAAGCTATCACAAGAAGCTAATCAATTAAACAAAATTGTAAGCCGTTTTCATTTAGATAAAGAAGAATAATTTGACTTAAAAAGAAGCCTCCATTCATGTAGTGGAGGCTGTAATGATGTAATACTCACTGTGCAGTACATCTTATTATCTTAAAACATTTCCCCCGGAGATTTTTACGGATTCACCTACAATATTTGAAGCAGCGTCAGTTAATAAGTAAGCAATAGTATGAGCAACTTCTTTTGGATCGGTTAATCGTCCGGATGGAATGCTGTTTTTGGAGATTTCGAGCTGGTCTTCAAATGAACGGTTCTCTCGGATTGCTTTATTTTTTATAGCGGCTTGCCCCATCTCCGTTTCAACATAACCAGGACATACAGCATTGACACGAACGCCATGAGTAATGGCTTCGACTGCCATGGAGTGAGTGAAGCCAATCAAGGCGAATTTTGATGCAGCATATGCTGTATTTCCACGGGTTCCCCGTAAACCTGATAAGGAGGAAACATTAACAATAGCTCCTTCTTTCTTTTCTCTCATCTTTTCATAAACGAGCTGACTAAGTAAAACAGCAGATGTGTAATTTATATGCATAATGTTCTCCATTTCCTGTTGGGTGAGGTTTTCAACGGTACCACCGCCAATCACCCCTGCAGAATTTACCAATAATGAAATAAAACCGTTAGCGTCACAAGCAGTCTCAACAAGTTTTTTTCTATCGTTTTCATTTCCAATATCTGCAGCAAACGGAAACATGCGGGCATCGGGAACGTTTTTTTCTACGTCGTTTTTTAATTGCTTTAACTTTTCTTCTCTACGACCAGTGATAGTAACAGAAGCTCCCATCGAAGCGAGCACCACCGCAGTTTCATATCCAATGCCGCCTGTTGCTCCTGTGATTAGTGCATGTTTTCCTTTTAAAGCATCGTTTGCAAATACGGGCATAACATTAACTCCCTTCCGCTTTTTAATTTATGTTTTAGGAAAGTAACAAATGACTAAGATCTTGCCATTTGGAGTTAGCAAAAAGCCAAGTTTTTCTCATTATTTAAGAATGTTTAATTTTTACAGGATTAAAGTATATGTAAAACTACGGCTTTCAACATAAGGAGTCGGTGGTCTTCTAATAAAAAGTTAATATAATAAATGCGAAAAGTAAAACAGCAAGGAACATTATGAGAACGTTTATCAGCTTAATAAACAAAATATTCCATTTATCTGGCGTTAGTTTTTAATAAAACAATATAAAAGCTCAGCTTTTAGAAAATTCGATAAATGGCGAGCCTGCCATACTATCTTTATGTATAGTAATAGTATAATAACGCCACATCCCGTGGCAAGGCTGGTATTCTTACCCCTGGCGTCTTTTTTTCATACGGTTTACCAAAAATTATATTTCCCTAACAGTACTAAAAAAGACATGGGGTTATTATCTCTATGTCTTCAAATATTCTACCAGCTGGCCTTTTTGACTCCTGGAACTTGTCCTTTATGAGCAAGCTCACGAAATGCTATACGAGAAAGGTTAAACGTGCGCATATAACCACGTGGTCTTCCAGTCAATCCGCAGCGGTTATGAAGACGGGTTGGAGAAGAGTCGCGTGGAAGCTTGCGAAAAGCTTCATAGTCGCCTTTTTCTTTCAACTCCCTGCGCAGATCAGCGTATTTTTCAACTAGTTCTTGCCGTTTTTGTTCTTTGGCTACTTTTGCTGCCCGTGCCAATATAATTTCCTCCTTTCTTACATATCTTAATGATTTATAGAAAATCGTAATCAATACGATTAATGATAGGTGAAATATCATAACATAATATTACTTAATAGTAAACAATTGAAAGAGATGCTGTAGTAGAAAAAAGGAGAGGTTATTCCCCTCCCTCTAACTGTTTTCGTTCATTGAAAAATACTTTATAACCATTCTGAACAAACAAAATAACCGTGAGAGCAACGGCCCCAGCTACACCGAGAAGAATAGCTATTTGATATTCTATGGCAGTAATTGGGTTTACTCCGGCTAGTATTTGTCCTGTCATCATCCCCGGTAAAAAGACGATCCCTGTTCCGACCATCGAATTAATGGTGGGAAGTATAGCTGAATCAAATGCTTGGTTTACCATTTTTCGAGTTGCTTCCTTAGGAGTAGCTCCTAGCATTAAGGCTGCTTCTACACGAGAGCGCTGGTCTTTCATATTTTCCATTAGTGTTTGTACACCTAAAGTAATACCTGTCATTGAATTTCCTATAATCATCCCCGCTATCGGGATGAAATATCGCGGTTCATACCAGGGGGAGAATTGGATAACAACGAAATTAAAGTAAATTAAACTTGAAAGTGTGCCTGCAGCCATAGAAACAGCAATAATTTTTTTCATTTTTTTGTTTAAGTCAATACGGATGCGCTTATATATGTTCCAAATCGCAAAGGTAACCATAATTAATACGACCGTAATCGTCAGAAGCGGGTGAGGGTTGTCGAATAAATACATCAATATGTATCCTACAATCAGCAACTGAAAAGTCATCCGCAGTGTAGATATTAATATTTCTTTATTTCTTGGAATTTTTCTTAGTTTTACAATGATTAGTAAAAGGATAATAAAGACATATGCAGAAAGGAGCTGCCATAGAGTTAGGTCGATAATGTTATCGTTCACGTTTAACACTTCCTTTTATGGAAAACGGGGTAATGTCCACTATATTGTCGGCAAATGCCTTTGCTATCGCTTTTGAATGAGTTACAAAAACAACGGTTTTTTCATGCTTTCTAGCATGTTCAATAAACCGTTCCATCACCTCATGTTCTAAATTTTCATCGAGTGCTGAAGTAGGTTCGTCTAATAAAAAAACAGAGGAATCTAAAAGTATCATTCGAGAAAGAGCGAGTCGCTGCTGTTCCCCTCCTGAAAGAGTTTCTGCTTTATCTTCTAAGTTTTTGTTTAAATAAAAATAATTCATCGCCTCTATTAATTTTTCCTCATTTACTAAAGTTTTATCGGCAAATATAAGTCCAGCTTCCAAATTATCTTGTACTGTTTCGCCAAAAAGTACAGGTGATTGCGACAGCATAGATATATCTCGTCTTAATTCAACAGGATCTAACTCCTCCACGGGTGTTTCGTTATAAAAAATGGTCCCGCTTGTAGAGGAAATCATATTGTTCATTAATTTTAACAAGGTCGACTTTCCCGTGCCGCTTTCGCCAACAAGACAGGTAATTTGTTTCTTATTGATAGTGAGTTTGTTCAATTTTAAAATATCTTTATAGACCACATCCTGAAAAGTAAACAACGTTGTATCCTCCTCTCTTAATATATTTTCTCTTTATATAGTATCGCCATAAATGCTTTTATACAAAAGAGACGTCCCGTTACTATCGATATGATAAATAATGGAAGGGAGAGATGACTGTATGAGTATACTGCAAGATAAGTTTGTGAAAAACACGATTATTGATGCAATAGGTATTGAATTTGTGGAGATCAATGAGAATAATGTGGTTGCAACCATGCCGGTTCATGATGCATCTCGTCAGCCTATGGGAATGCTTCATGGAGGTGCTTCGGTTGTGCTTGCAGAAAGTGTAGCAAGTATAGGGGCATGGAATCTTGTTGACCAAGAGACTGAGTATGTAGTAGGCCTTGAAATTAATGCAAATCACATTCGAGGGAAAAAAGCGGGGAAGTGACAGCTGTTGGAAAGCCGGTACATAAAGGCAGAACGACAATGGTGTGGGAGGTAAAAATAACAGATGAAAGGGACAAGCTGATTTGTATCTCACGCTGCACGATTGCTGTTCGTAAACAGGCCGATATGTAAGTCGTTTCCCTTTTATTTTCAAAATAATCAGACATATAATATAAGAAACCGTCCTAGGAGGTATAAAATATATGCCAGAAAAAAACAAGGAACAAATTATACAGCTGCTCACTTTGGTAAATGGGAAGATTTAAAAGACTATAAGATAGAAGAACCAGTGAAAGCGAGAGGAAAAGCTTTTTTGAATGACATTTTAGGTCTGAACGGGATGGAAGTTTCTATGAATTCATTTCCTCTGCAGACCTTTATGCCTTTTCACCATAAACTTGGTGAAAATGAAGAACTTTATATTTTTGTCAAAGGTCAAGGGCAGTACCAGGTAGATGAAGAGATTTTTGATGTAGAAGAAGGGACGGTTGTGAGAGTAGCTCCAGCCGGAGTAAGAATTTTTAGAAACAATTCTGATGAAAATTTATATTTTATTTATGTACAGGCAAAAGAAAATTCCTTGCAGCATAATAATATTTCGGATGGAATTGTTGTCGAAAAACCAGTGGAATGGTAGGAGTGGTTTAATAGAGTAGTCCTGCTGGGAATATAAAAAAAGACAACTCTGTAAGGAGAGTGTGACTCATGATTGAAATTGCAAGAGGAGAAGGAGAATTTTATATTTTGAAAAATGGTGAGAAAAAAGCGGAAATCACTTTTTCTCATGACAACAATAGCAATATTGTCATTGAACATACGTATGTTGCCGAAGAATTAGGAGGCCAGGGCATAGGAAAGCAGCTGGTAGCAAAAGTGGTGGAAAAAGCAAGAGCGGAAAATAAAAAAATTATCCCTCAATGTGACTATGCAGAAAAACAATTAAAGAAAAACGAAGAATACCGTGATGTTCTCGTTTCAACCTAAACAAATGATTAGGCAAAAGAATTACCTGTTTCTTCAGTTCTGCATATTTTCTGATTTATATTAAGAATATAGAAGAGCGCGGCTTTATAGGCCGCGCATGTTTATTTAATACTTTAAGAGTGTTTAAATTTTTTAAAGGAACAAAGTATAAGTAAAACGACGACTTCCGCCATATGGACTTGGCGGTAAGCCAAGTTTTTCTAACTACTTGATATTATTGTTATACCACTCTGCTGCACCTTGTACTTCCTCTAAAGTGAGCTGGTGACCACTTTGTTCCCATTGAACGTTTACTTCAGCGCCAGCGCCTTTTAACAGTCTGCTAAGTTCCTCTGTTTCTTCTGGCGGGCAGATAGGATCATTTGCTCCAGCTCCTATAAAGATACTTTTACCTTTTAAATCAGGAAGCCCAATCCCTTTACGGGGAACCATAGGATGATGGAGCAATGCTCCTTTTAGAGAATCTTTATAATGAAACAACAAACTGCCGGCAATATTTGCTCCATTAGAATAACCGACAGCAACAACGTTTTGACGGTCAAATTCGTATTTTTCGGCACTATCATTTATAAATTCATAAAGCTCGTTTGTACGGTATATAAGGTCTTCTTCATCGAAAACCCCTTCTGCTAAACGTCGGAAAAAACGCGGCATGCCGTTTTCCGAGACGTTGCCTCTTACACTCAACACACTAGCTTCGTCGTCAATCATACGCCCGACCTCAAGTAAATCTTCTTCTGTTCCGCCGGTGCCGTGCAAAAGTAATAGTACGGAAGCGTGTTTGTTTTTCCCTTCTTTATAAATATGCTTCATCTTAGAGTCCTCCTTTCTTATCGTATAAAGCGAATATAAATATTCCTCACTCACCACCCATTGGAAACAGATGATTCAGCGCTTGAACATTTCAATTGTTCTTTCAAACGATCAAAACTGCAGAAATCAGCACCCTATATTCAGAAATTCAGAATTTCTTCAATAGGTTTATTCAGGCTTATAATCCAGCGGTTTTAATTTTGCTTCAATTTGTTCGCGCTGCGGCTCAAGGTAAGGGGGGAGCGCTAATGATTCTCCTAGGTGATCTAGATCCTCATCTCCATCAAACCCGGGTCCGTCTGTTGCGATTTCGAATAATATTCCGTTTGGCTCCCTGAAATAAAGGGACCGGAAATAATACCGCTCGACAAAACCGGAATTAGGCAGTCCGATATAACTAATATGCTGAATCCACTTTTCTAGTTCGTCTAAGTCCTCTACACGAAAGGCAACATGATGCACACCGCCCCGGCCTTGACGTTCAAATGGAAGATCTGGATGTTCTTCTAAATGGATTTCTGCCCCGCTTCCTCCTTCACCGGTTTCAAACACGATAATGTCTGATTGTCCTTCTTGGTCAGACGAGTACCTATCCTTTTTCCGAAAACCCATCACGTCAGTTAATACTTTAGTAGTAGGCGCAGCATCTCTAACTGTTAACTTTATAGGACCGAGCCCGGTCACACCATGTCTTTGCGGAACAGGAGCTTTTTCCCAAGGGATGCCTCCAGGAACGCCCTCATTGTTTTCGTCTGATACGAGAATTAAGCGCTGGCCTTCAAAATCTTTAAATGCAATTGTATCTCTGCCGCCGCGTTCTGCAACCTCGTCATGCTCTACGCCGTGTTCTTCGAATCTTTTCTTCCAATAAAGCAGGGCCTCATTGTCCTGTACTCTTAAAGAAGTAGCAGAAATACTGCT
This DNA window, taken from Alteribacillus bidgolensis, encodes the following:
- a CDS encoding SDR family NAD(P)-dependent oxidoreductase, which codes for MPVFANDALKGKHALITGATGGIGYETAVVLASMGASVTITGRREEKLKQLKNDVEKNVPDARMFPFAADIGNENDRKKLVETACDANGFISLLVNSAGVIGGGTVENLTQQEMENIMHINYTSAVLLSQLVYEKMREKKEGAIVNVSSLSGLRGTRGNTAYAASKFALIGFTHSMAVEAITHGVRVNAVCPGYVETEMGQAAIKNKAIRENRSFEDQLEISKNSIPSGRLTDPKEVAHTIAYLLTDAASNIVGESVKISGGNVLR
- the rpsN gene encoding 30S ribosomal protein S14; this translates as MARAAKVAKEQKRQELVEKYADLRRELKEKGDYEAFRKLPRDSSPTRLHNRCGLTGRPRGYMRTFNLSRIAFRELAHKGQVPGVKKASW
- a CDS encoding ABC transporter permease; protein product: MNDNIIDLTLWQLLSAYVFIILLLIIVKLRKIPRNKEILISTLRMTFQLLIVGYILMYLFDNPHPLLTITVVLIMVTFAIWNIYKRIRIDLNKKMKKIIAVSMAAGTLSSLIYFNFVVIQFSPWYEPRYFIPIAGMIIGNSMTGITLGVQTLMENMKDQRSRVEAALMLGATPKEATRKMVNQAFDSAILPTINSMVGTGIVFLPGMMTGQILAGVNPITAIEYQIAILLGVAGAVALTVILFVQNGYKVFFNERKQLEGGE
- a CDS encoding ABC transporter ATP-binding protein, whose protein sequence is MFTFQDVVYKDILKLNKLTINKKQITCLVGESGTGKSTLLKLMNNMISSTSGTIFYNETPVEELDPVELRRDISMLSQSPVLFGETVQDNLEAGLIFADKTLVNEEKLIEAMNYFYLNKNLEDKAETLSGGEQQRLALSRMILLDSSVFLLDEPTSALDENLEHEVMERFIEHARKHEKTVVFVTHSKAIAKAFADNIVDITPFSIKGSVKRER
- a CDS encoding cupin domain-containing protein, which produces MYARKKQGTNYTAAHFGKWEDLKDYKIEEPVKARGKAFLNDILGLNGMEVSMNSFPLQTFMPFHHKLGENEELYIFVKGQGQYQVDEEIFDVEEGTVVRVAPAGVRIFRNNSDENLYFIYVQAKENSLQHNNISDGIVVEKPVEW
- a CDS encoding GNAT family N-acetyltransferase, producing MIEIARGEGEFYILKNGEKKAEITFSHDNNSNIVIEHTYVAEELGGQGIGKQLVAKVVEKARAENKKIIPQCDYAEKQLKKNEEYRDVLVST
- a CDS encoding alpha/beta hydrolase; amino-acid sequence: MKHIYKEGKNKHASVLLLLHGTGGTEEDLLEVGRMIDDEASVLSVRGNVSENGMPRFFRRLAEGVFDEEDLIYRTNELYEFINDSAEKYEFDRQNVVAVGYSNGANIAGSLLFHYKDSLKGALLHHPMVPRKGIGLPDLKGKSIFIGAGANDPICPPEETEELSRLLKGAGAEVNVQWEQSGHQLTLEEVQGAAEWYNNNIK
- a CDS encoding ring-cleaving dioxygenase, which translates into the protein MNLKGIHHLSAITANAKNNLDFYTKIMGLRLVKKTVNQDDTSVYHLFYGDERGNPGTELTFFEIPMAAPNHPGASSISATSLRVQDNEALLYWKKRFEEHGVEHDEVAERGGRDTIAFKDFEGQRLILVSDENNEGVPGGIPWEKAPVPQRHGVTGLGPIKLTVRDAAPTTKVLTDVMGFRKKDRYSSDQEGQSDIIVFETGEGGSGAEIHLEEHPDLPFERQGRGGVHHVAFRVEDLDELEKWIQHISYIGLPNSGFVERYYFRSLYFREPNGILFEIATDGPGFDGDEDLDHLGESLALPPYLEPQREQIEAKLKPLDYKPE